Part of the Limanda limanda chromosome 23, fLimLim1.1, whole genome shotgun sequence genome is shown below.
GGGCCGACTGTCCATTACAGAGATATACGGTCGCAGATAAATGTCGTGAGGTTGTAAATCTGCTACGATCCTGAAGAGAATGAAACTAGAGGAGACCCTGGACTACATGCTGCATCATCTTCTCATGAAAACTtatacataaacacactgagTTGCTGTTGTGGAAAGATTGCCACCCAAGCAACAGGGTTTGGTTTTTAGTGTCGTCATTATATCgaataaacaaaatgaaattgcATGgtgtcaaaaagaaaagaatagatTCCAGCACTTTATCCGTCTCTCAAATCTATccgtgttgtgtttttatctctcCCAGTGATGAAGTGTGAGACAAAACTAAATTCTTTGTGCCGTTTGGGATTTAAAGGCCTTAATGTTCCTCATGGAGTTTTAATTTAAGCCTGAGTCGATACTAAGCACCGCATTGATCAGTTCATTTCACAGAAGGCTGCAGTTTTCCTCCATTagtcagcagaaaaaaaagaatgtattATCCCTTTTTGATGCATTATGCCTTAACATCTTATTTCCTATCGCAGACAGAATCTTATTTGAAATATACTTCAAATCGTCTCTGTCTGCTTCCTGTCGTCATCCCCTGAATCCTGGCTTGGCAAGAGTTGCAGCGACTTGCGGATGTGAAACTTGTGAGATTACGCCGTTGTGCTTTTGTTCAGCCAGCAAAGAGCGGTGGAGGCAGGGAGTCGATGGAGGAGCGCGAAGCAGGACGCTGCACACGCTGACAACAAAACCCAGAAACCACTGGGAGGTCTGACGCCGGAGGGCGAAGCAGCTGGACCAGACTTAGTTTAAAATCGTTTGTTAAGAACGGctgatttcatgtttttttcttcaagccATTTCAGTGGTAGTTCAAAATGAGAGGAGGGAAACCTTATGTCctcagtttttttgtttatccTGATTTTTATGCCACCGGCGACACCCAGTGGCAGGAAGCATGTTTTTTCGTCGTCCGATTCTCGTGAACACGATATCTTGAGAACTCCTTCAAATTTGATACAACCGTCAAGTTTGATTCCCAGATGAGCTGATCAAAATTTGGTGGTCGcaggtcaaaggtaaaggtcACTGCGACACGTCTTATTACATTTAATCCTCCGACTCCTATTCTACTCTGCTCTGTCCTAAATCGAGGTTTCCTGCGTCTTCACATCCCTCTGCTGGGCTCTTTGTGAAGTTTGCATCCCCTCCCTGTCTTggaaatctgtgtgtgtatccacCATGTGATAGACGGGTCCCAGCCGACAGTGTAACCTGAATACCAACCTGTGACTCCATGCtgggaataaaaaagaaaggatagaagtttgcttgtgtttctgagGTGGCTGGTGCTCAGGTGGAGCTCCTCCTTTCACCACTGTGATATTAATGTAAAACCTCCACTTCTTGCATGGACTCCTGGACTGTGCTCCACTCACCGGACCTCCCTGGATACACTGCGGCACGGGTGCATGCCAGGGAATGCCACTTCTATTTTCTGTTCAAACACACTTTCTATTTACCTGCTGCCTCCCTGTgaatttctgtttgtctctccctcctcctcattctaacgttttttttctttcacatttgtCTTCCCTCCCTCAGCCTTCCTGAGGCCAACGCTGCGACGCCCTCAGACCCGAGGCCGACCGAGGCCGGGGAGAGCAAAGAATGTGATGCAAAAGAAGAGGAGCCTCAGTACTTCACTTTCTGACCGGCAAAAAAAAACCCAACCCCGTCAAAAAATACTCAACAAAGCAAAGTAATGGGACAGAGAGCTAAAGCTGGACAGCAATCCAACTGCAGGTTTTGAAAGTAATTTTGAACGATATTCTTTTTTGAAGcgtgcagctgcagcactggGGTTCCAGGGTAGAGTCGACAATGGGAAGAGGGAATCCAAAAACAGTAGTTAAGAGTTAATTGTCTCTTTATTCTTGTTATATTATAGCATCTGGAattctgcaaaacaaacaatcaacCGGAGAAAAAATATATCCCATATAATATCCGCATGATTGGCAGCGGtaataaaactgaataataaGGCCCAAGTTTAAAAACAACGGCATCTGTAATTTTTTCTAACTCCCATAACATATTTCCCCCCTCAATCTGGCCCTGTGTAACACAGACTGcagtgctgcatgtgtgtgtttctccttgCGAGCTGTGATCTGACTGGACGTGCTCTCAGCGTTCAGCCAGGAAAAGCAGATTTGTTGCCTTGATAATTGCCTTTAGTCTTTCATGCGTCCCACGGAGCGAGCTGCTGATTTCTGGTTGTTTTTCCCGTCCGCAGAACATTAAGTTGCAGTACACCACGATAACGACAccagcaacaacaataacaacaacacaaacagccaacTTTAGCTTCCTGTCCCAGAGCTTTGACTGTGTACATATGGTAAATGTTGAAAGTCATTTCCAGATCTGTTGAGCTAGCTGAGGGGCGCTTGATTTACCATTCCAGGTCTCTcaagaggagaaacacagagatgaaCCGAATCAAGCACCCCtcgtatttttattattatagtatTTATAATCTAACAAGCTACTGTTTTTCTACGGTCTGCTTGCGACGCCAGTGGACCGGGGACATGCGCAGGAACAGTTCTGTCAGAGACGTGCGGCCGACGAGCAACTCCTAGCAACCTTTTTAAAGCCAAGGAGGGTTTAATCAATCATTTCATTACAAGCCAGGAGTTCATGTCGGGGACAGAAGTCTTCCTGCTGCGTGTCTCTTCCTGTGGGGCAGACCTTAGAGcatgtgaaaacagaaacactaTCATAATGCTGCTGTCACTCACTTGAATCTCCATATCTCTTTGGTGTGCTGTCTGTTTTCTAACTGGACTCTAAAGTTTACATCGTTCGTGTGTAGAGTAGTTCTCATGACCCGAGGGTCCGTGAAGTCCGTCCGGTAACCTGTACAGTTTCCAGACTGCATGGTCGTCACCAGCCCCGAGAAGAGGCTCTTGTTTTTATTACCTTTTTCAAAACGTGGACAGACGAGACGTCAGGTTTTGGGAGTTCTACCTCCTCTCACCCGTTCAGTCACCTTATACAACATCAATCATGCTCGTCTTCCATAACAGAAGCAACTGAGGTTCAGGAAGTGTTTGTACTTTACTTACTTGCGCTCATGGATCAGACTGTATTATACACACAGCTACTATTTGTGCAGTTCCATATCGGTAAAGGATCTGTACCAAAATGACCAATTTCTTCTGGACTTGTGTTGAATTGCATTGGACTCTAGTTTGTCCCTGTTTTTCTcaacactttttatattttgtgttaatctttacataaaaatgtatgCTTTTTCCCCCCAAATCCCTCTCGTGCGTGAGGATGAAAATGTTTCTAACCTGTCAACGTGAGGAGTAGAACACTTCCTGAAACCAGGTGTAGACGTGACCTCTGCGTCCTGCGGGAAACACGGTAACATCGGATCGTAAATTCGGAAACACAGGCACCTCGATATCTTGATTACAGCTTCGACagtatatacatatgtatatcaGAAAAAATCCATTCAGAAAACTCTGCACATGGGCGTCCTAACGTCCGGCTGACTTGAATGCAGCACCATGACGTTGAAGCTTCATTGAAATTAAATGGTGTGTTTTGTAAATACTGACCTGAAATGTGAGGAACACGGGAAGGAGACgagggggggggtcctctcCGGAGATCGTCCCGACACTGGACCGCAGTTGGTTCACTCCTCCATGCACACTGTGACCATTAGATTTATTTAATTGACATTTTGAGCTGCGGCATCTGCACCAGCGCAGAcgtctttatttcattttttttttttttacaattttcttACGACCACATCTGATTTTACTGCCCTGCGTTTATTTCCCCCCGCTGATGATTTCACACACTTGCCTTCTAAAAACAGGTTTCAATGCACTTGACATTGGAGACTCCCACACGAGGGTGACACTGTTTCCCCAGCTGAGAGTAAGAAGCACATTCTGGGTGACCacccttttttttaactgtgaCAGTTAAAGGACCATTCCAATGTTTTTCTGCATGAGGAAATCCGCGTGATGCCAAAGTTAGTGTGTATTTTGAATGCGTTTATTTTTCTGCCTTTTCATATTTCCACTGTCTTGTGGTTTAAAATAGgtgatttattattttccaatATCTGCTTTTCAACTCTATTTTATTGACTCACAAGTTTTCAGTCATCTCAAGTCGTCAGGGAGTCGTAGATGTTCAAACTTTGATTGATTGGTTTCTCCGTGAGATTGTTCGTACCTCAGCTGAGGTCAATGGATGAGTACACATGTCAAAAACACTGGAGTGGTCCTTCAGGTTTAGTTTCGCTTATGTGTTACAAATAGctaaaatgaaatatatttatttgtttatctgtttatgtttgtttttgctttccTACATGATTGTTCCCGTCTTcttgtttcatgttgttttgtttatctgTCCGTCATCTCCTCATTGTCATGACCTTTTTAAGATAAATGTGACATACATACGAACTCTTGTTTCTCGACATGTGACAGAAGAAACTTCTGGAGtgttctgatttattttttacacagCACTGACATCCGATGACCATCAGTGAACCACAGGAACTGCAACTTATTAAATGTCTGTttagatgattttttttaatgtgacgATATACAGACCAGGGCTCAGTTCATTGCACTCTCAACTCGGTTTTCACAAAAATTGCGGGAAAggaaaaaacgtttgtttctgtctgaaaCTGAAATGGAAAGTTGGAAAGTTGTTTTGCAGTTTGTGTCTTGAACTGAGTTGACAGTGACTGGATGTCCCCCTTGTGACTTATCATCGAATGATGTCTGTCTTGCCATTTTTGAATTCAATATATGAGAATTATAACAATgacaacatttatttacatttgtatCATTTCTGTTGTATGTTATGGAAACAGTAAAATTATGATTGTGAGATAAAGCCTACTGTTGCACttcttaagtgtgtgtgagtgtgtgtgagagtaagagagaaagagagagaaagagagagagagagagagagagagagagagagagagagagagagagagagacactcacCGAGAGTTAAACACACAGGCTTGGGGGTTGTCCTCTGGGCCGGAGACAGGTCCTCACTTGATGATTCAGTTGGACTTCCGGATTCCCCTACGTCATCAGCAATCTCCCTCACCTGTGATTCCCCCGCTAATGATGCGTTCAGGTGTTAACGTGACGGTCAGCTAAAACAATGACACCTGCTGTATAgcccaccagggggccgcggccCACAGCTTGGGAATGACTGGtttatattattactttttGCATCCAGATAATAAGTTGTTATAATAATTAGAAATCCTACAGAACAGAAATCGTTCATATTTGATACTTTGTTTAACTTTAAGTTATCACCCTAACATTGAGATGCTTATTTCACTTTTCCCCAACTTTTtccatgtttgtgttcttgttatCTCTGTCGTGACTAATAAAGaatttgaagaagaaaaaataatccAACAGTGAAGCTAAAGTAAACAACTCCGGCTAAATGGTGATAATATCAGTAAGTTTAATTATAACGCGACTGATCGTGGATTTAAACGTTGAATTGTTGAAGAGTGAAGGACATTTGACCTGCTGCGTAAGTTCTGGAGCAtatttccttattttattttcctcaccACTACTAACAGGTGAGTCTGCAAATAGTCATGTGTTGCTAACCTAAAAACAGACATGATTTGAATGAGTAGGTGTTAAAATGAATAACAGAGAAGGAAATGGAAACAGTAAACAACTTTAAGATGTTCCAGCTTCACCAGAAATTAACTtccttagcttagcttagctgcTATGTTGCTTAAAACTATGTTGATTAGATTGATTGATAAGAGCAAATTAAAAGTTGTAAATTAGCTATTTCAATATGAATGTGATTAGCAATCTGCACAGTGATAAATACAAGATAAGGCTAAATTATCTTTGGATCTACAGTAAATAAAGGGGACAAACCTTTTCATTTGTCTTCATGCAGTTTATTCAATGGTTTGTCATTTAAAAGTCCGGTGGTACAATCTtccaaacacacataaacagatcAAAATGACCCATGTGAATTTCGTAAAGCACTTCACATTCAGGAATCTGATTCCACAGATTACTTTCTACATCTTCTCTGCAACAATCAGGGCACTCGTGCTGTTATAAACCCCAAAACTGTCACTCAGCAATAGTTTCAATAGCAGAAGCCGAGCTGTGAGGGTATAAATAGGAAACGTTGAGTGATATCACACCATGCAAAGTGAAGTTCTCATCGTGGATAAACAGGCCTGACATCAGAAATACATGTAGGTAAGGTGCACTCAGTCTTTAACTCAAATGTGATTTCCCCTGTGGTATATAAGCTGACATTTCTAAATAATCAAGATTCTCCTCATTTTACTGGAGAACTTCAAAAttaatcatcttttttttatataaattacgCAATGTACATTCAACAGATGGGTCAAGTTGCACTTCCCTTCCCCTCTGCCTTCTCTAAAGCCGTTAATTAAAGGGGATGCATTTCATAATAATTTGTGTCCCATTTTCAGAATTCTCTTTTAATGATATCATCTTTTTCCGGCAGACTATTCTGCCTCTGGATGATTCAATAGGTTCATGACAAGGCCACAAGTTCTAACTCTTTTAACTTTGTTTCTGAAAAGTCAGGCTTCATGGTTTTTTTGTTCGGCTGTGCAGATGGCTCCGAATTCCACGACACCCATGAGTCACGGCGGCTGTTGTTGGTGCGAATCAGAGGCAAATTAACAACAAAGGTACTGATGTTATCTAAAACCAAGCTACGAGTTGTATAATaagttatataataatatgttttCTTAACAGTGTGACCTCTgctgtgtgatgtcatctttTTCTTTAATGAAATGCACCCTGGGAGTCATAGTTCATGCATCATCTTGTCTTGTTGTATATGCAGCATGTGCAGTGCTGTATTGATATTTCAGTATCATACACACATAATATTACTGGAGACATTGTCCAGGctgtcttgtcttgttgttttcACATGGAGGCGTATAATCTCTATGGCCCTTGTCAGACAGAGTGGGGCTGATGCAACGGGGGAGGATATTATTGCTTTTGGTAGAAAtcggatgtgtgtgtatgagtatgACCCCAGCATCAGCCGAACCCAGAGCCTTgtcaagctctctctctctctctctctctctctctctgtgtctccgtcCCTCAGCTGCTCAGCAGGACGATGATGTAGATGAGGAGCAGacagatgaggatgagggtgaagTTGACGAACAGCTCCTGCAGGTTCCTCTTGACCTGCGGGGTCACCTCGATCATAGACGCTCGGCGGATGGCCGACTTGGTCATGTGCTGCACGCGCTCCATGGCGACTGGTGGGGGGGGACCGGTTAGATTTTGACTGGCTTGGATGAAGAGAGGGGAGAATTCGGTCAGGCTGCCGGGCCTGTTCCCGCTGAGAGGAGAGTTACTGATGCTGGACGGGCTGGTGAGATCAGGAGGTGagagcttctcttctcttctctctgctgttgataaggagagaggaagaagaacattGACAGTTAAAACAATCAGTGTCACTTTGTCTCCGCACACCACCTCCCTCCCACGAGTGGGGGTCGCTCCTGTGTGACCTTTCCTGCGTCGATGTACTGTACACTGTGCGATGATTAGAGAGCTGCTCGGAGGTGTCAGCTGAGGCCTGCTGAAGTGTGAAAACACAATCTAGTGGGAGCGGTGGCAACACAAATGTAAAGACAACAATGTGAAAGACAACTTGTTTCTACAAAGTATTTGTAATGTACTCCAATACTAGGATAATGTGATAAAACAGtctgcaaaaaaactgacttttcATTTGTGCGATAAGGAACATGTTGTTTCTTTCATAGATTCTTTGCAATCGTTTTCTTCTCGCCACACTCTGTGAAATCCCTCTTGTCATCTGACGTGGGACTTTCCTGGGATCAGAGTCGCTGTGACGACATCAACGTGTTCGCTCCCACAAACAGAGCATTCCTCAGCCCTTGTAGATCAGCACAAATCTATTTGGGGCAAGATTAAAAGTCCTGCTATAGCTCCCCCTGCTGGGTCAGTTGTTCCTTACAGTCCAGGATACAAAAGAGAACAGCATATAAACCCTGAGCCTTGTAACTTGCTGTTGTGGTGGTAATGAAGTGTTCTCTAACTAACTTTACTATATCCCAGTCCCTAAATGATTGGATTCTATAATCTTATGTTGTGCAGAGATTTTCATGCAGCCATTAGAGAAACTGCAGCTCTTGAGCTCTAAGGCactttcctctctcacctctcagCAGCTCATACTGGACTCAATAGAATGAATCTCCCTAATCCCTGGTATTCTGTGAGGCCCCTGTCCGTCTCTTGACCCCTGAATCCATGACACCTCAGGGTTAATGTTGGACAGTGTGCACGGGCCTCTACAGTTATCCTCAAGCTCATCTGCACACGTCCACCATTATGAACTGAGTGCTGCTGGCTGTCAATCATGTCATGCTAGTTGGGTATGGAGGGAGGGGAAGTGAGATcggatcacaagtggtcagagGAGACACGTTCAGAATGCGTTTGACTGCCGGGTGTGAACAGACAAACTTAACACTGACCTCTTGTGAtgggatctctcaggacggatgaCTGAAGCTTCAGATGAAACACGGGCTGCTTGAGACTCAGCTTTGAATTGTCCTTGTTGGCGCATTAAGTCATGATTCAAAAAGACTAATTAAGCTGAAGTTTTACAGTTAGTGTGAGCGTGAACGTCAAACCCTCCCAGCGTCACCCAGCATTGATCCCTAGTCCCCCATTGAGGCCTTGATTAAATCTGAAAGATCAACAAGGTAGTTTAAAGAATCACATCTCTGCTGCACATTTCCCTCCTGATGGTTTTCAAAGCTTGAGGCCTCTAATGATGGCGTCGCTTGCATATAAACACTCACAAGCCAATAAGTAAATTGCCTTCAGGGTAGTTATGACAATATTGATCCATTAAGGAGAAATTAAGCATGTTTAATCAACAGCTGTTTTAGTCTTTCACAGTCCTCCTCTCCAGAATCTTTTTGAAGCCTGGTGGTTCTCACCAAAAAGACCAGAAACAATTCCAGAAATATTATCTTGAATAAGCTTTTGCAAAAGATGGCTCACCTTGAACACAGTAGCGTGATTCACTGCTGCACTTTATCTCCCTTGGCTTGGAGAAGAATTATAGAGACAacactgaatatatatatagatatttcaAATGATTTCATTGCGTCCATGTTTGTGAAGCCTTAAGCTTTGTCCGtaaatcaggttttatttttagatgtTTACGACTGTATGAGCAGAGTGAACTCCTGGGTTCTGTTCAAAGGACCACGTTGTACTTGTATAAACACAATCAGCTGTTGTCGGCCCTTGTTGCCAACGGCTGAATACCTTCAGTGTGACCAACACAGTGGGAGTGACGCATTGTGTTAAGCTGGATATGAAAGTTACTTCATGTTTCATCTGTCAAGTTAAGACTAAAATGTTTCCATTTGaaaaaacgtgtgtgtttgtgtgagtgtgtgtgtgtgtgtgtgtgtgtgctatagATGCCAGTCATTCCATGGGTGTGAGTtttatcagtgtgtgtcagcacAGTATGCTGTCGTCTTGAGTAGCAAATGAGgcggcacaaacacacacacagacacacacacacacacacacatacacacacacacatacacacacacacacacacacacacacacgcacacacacacacacacacacacgcacacgcacacacacacacacacacacacagacacacacttgttgCTCTGATCTCCTAGACACTAAGACCACTTTTCATagttctgttgttgttatttgattaaaattcaatgtcatttcttAACAGAGAAGCTTCAGTATATTTTACAACCGTGTAACGGATGTGTGGTCAAATGTAGGTCGGACAGATAATTGGGTTTGCTGATGTTGACCTATTATTCTAACTGGGGCACGACCAGTGTCACTCGCCCACCGATACAATCTTTTAGGTGCATATATGAACTAATGAAAACATCTATTTCCATCAACacaaatatatgtgtgtttataccTTATACCTGAACTTTGCAGATCGGCCAATTCATAGTACGGATCCAAAACAATTTTCTAACTCACTGGGCAACGTGTCACTGAAAACCctgaaacatttaaaccagAATGAAGCCTCCGATAACACATCCAGCCAGTTTGATGCAAGAAGACAACAGACAGATCTCAAACCGAAGGCCGTTATCTTTTACTCGCATATCCTCCTGTAACCTTAAACTATGAAATCAGTGCTTAGACGGAGTCGATTcggctcctcgtctcctctAAAATATAATCATGTGCCTCGGATGGGAATGTAAGAAGTGCAGATGAGTGTTTATCCCTCTGGGAGATTCAGTCCTGTTTccatccccccctctctctctctgtgtttactgaATGTGAACAGTGACTTTT
Proteins encoded:
- the pln gene encoding cardiac phospholamban, translating into MERVQHMTKSAIRRASMIEVTPQVKRNLQELFVNFTLILICLLLIYIIVLLSS